One Silene latifolia isolate original U9 population chromosome 4, ASM4854445v1, whole genome shotgun sequence DNA segment encodes these proteins:
- the LOC141651051 gene encoding uncharacterized protein LOC141651051 produces the protein MPEVDNSVVSSYEFYDDPLFLSQSDHPSAKLSPTLFNGHDFLSWKQDVYMALASKNKEGFLDGSCTAPAQTDKKYRQWAKCNLMVLNWILDSLEKSLRDNFKYVCSTKVLWAELNERYGLANAIEIYQIKKDMDGVSQGNASLVEYYSNFKKFWETLDNLDPLPLCTCGKMDSCTCSVVKRIFEREKNAKLIQFLMGLTNAYDHIRTQILSIDPLPTISKALGLLQKIERQKQVAEMVDNIPETNAYAVSGKCGYNQGSWKNSQSVDAPSAPKFCTSCKIKRHDLSECYRHTTCAHCKKPGHNITVCYDIHGFPGKDKGKVSAKNKFNGQTKG, from the coding sequence ATGCCAGAAGTTGATAACTCTGTTGTTTCGTCCTATGAATTCTATGATGATCCATTGTTTCTTTCACAGTCTGATCATCCATCTGCCAAGTTAAGTCCAACCTTGTTTAATGGACATGATTTCTTATCTTGGAAGCAAGATGTTTACATGGCTCTTGCATCCAAGAATAAGGAAGGGTTTCTGGATGGTTCTTGTACAGCACCTGCTCAAACTGATAAGAAGTATAGGCAGTGGGCAAAGTGTAATCTGATGGTTCTGAACTGGATCTTGGATTCATTGGAGAAGTCTTTGAGGGATAATTTCAAGTATGTGTGTTCTACTAAAGTTCTTTGGGCAGAACTGAACGAACGTTATGGGTTGGCCAATGCCATAGAAATCTATCAGATTAAGAAGGATATGGATGGAGTTAGTCAAGGGAATGCCTCTCTGGTAGAGTATTACagtaatttcaaaaaattttgggAGACCCTTGATAATCTTGATCCTCTTCCTCTTTGTACTTGTGGTAAAATGGATTCTTGCACATGTTCTGTGGTTAAAAGGATATTTGAAAGAGAGAAAAATGCTAAACTTATTCAGTTCTTGATGGGTTTAACAAATGCTTATGATCACATTAGaactcagattctttcaattgaTCCTTTGCCAACAATAAGCAAAGCCTTGGGTTTGTTACAAAAGATTGAGAGACAAAAGCAGGTTGCTGAAATGGTTGATAACATTCCTGAGACTAATGCTTATGCTGTTTCTGGTAAGTGTGGTTACAATCAGGGTTCTTGGAAGAATTCGCAGTCTGTTGATGCACCTTCTGCACCAAAATTTTGTACCTCTTGTAAGATTAAGAGGCATGATCTGTCTGAGTGTTATAGACATACCACTTGTGCACATTGTAAGAAACCAGGGCATAACATCACTGTGTGTTATGATATTCATGGGTTTCCTGGTAAAGACAAGGGTAAGGTTTCTGCAAAGAACAAGTTCAATGGGCAAACGAAGGGCTAA